The following are encoded together in the Solidesulfovibrio sp. genome:
- a CDS encoding site-specific integrase: MGVYQRDSRWMVYWHVNGKRHDKSFGRGDLAQAKAQVFDKAVQDAIEHGLPTPDPETATASVQVVKTVSTTDAPTGEVLGQKPAGITLLELGHRYLDHMRASGRTDKHIRNIERLLTNKFIPVLGDKSVNSMTYQGDMVPFILHFKGISDSTKKERSQVTVNKYCDYLNFIFNFGIANDFTKVNPLKNWKKGKTQPREMRLTLEDAKKIMACAEPHLRWAMEVCFNIGARPGESELLALKWEHVDFSAGTVRIYATKTKTYRIVPINPTFLKRMEDVRATSQSGYIIEYNGRPVARIVKSFRNACQRAGITYPTRMYDLRHLFATTLLSKGADLAAVSKMMGHATVKMTADTYYHYMEGEKERAVKLLPTLEVA; encoded by the coding sequence ATGGGCGTCTATCAACGCGATAGCCGTTGGATGGTCTATTGGCATGTCAACGGCAAAAGACACGACAAATCCTTCGGTCGTGGTGATCTTGCTCAAGCCAAAGCACAGGTCTTCGACAAAGCGGTTCAGGATGCTATCGAGCATGGTTTACCGACTCCTGATCCCGAGACAGCGACGGCATCGGTCCAGGTGGTCAAAACCGTCAGCACGACGGATGCGCCCACGGGAGAAGTCCTCGGACAGAAACCTGCCGGGATCACCCTGCTCGAGCTTGGTCATCGGTATCTGGATCACATGCGTGCGTCGGGACGGACGGATAAGCACATCCGCAACATCGAGCGCCTGCTGACAAACAAGTTCATCCCGGTCCTCGGTGATAAATCTGTAAATTCCATGACCTACCAAGGAGATATGGTGCCGTTTATCCTGCACTTCAAGGGGATAAGCGATTCGACGAAGAAGGAGCGCTCCCAGGTTACGGTCAATAAGTACTGTGATTATCTGAACTTTATCTTCAATTTCGGGATTGCCAACGATTTTACGAAGGTCAATCCCTTGAAGAACTGGAAGAAGGGTAAAACGCAACCACGGGAAATGCGTCTGACCCTTGAAGATGCCAAGAAGATCATGGCTTGTGCAGAACCTCATTTGAGATGGGCAATGGAGGTCTGTTTCAACATCGGTGCTCGACCAGGGGAATCGGAGCTCCTGGCGCTGAAATGGGAACACGTTGACTTCAGCGCCGGGACAGTCCGCATATATGCGACGAAAACCAAGACATATCGGATTGTTCCGATCAATCCGACCTTCCTGAAACGTATGGAGGATGTTCGGGCGACATCGCAATCAGGATACATCATTGAATATAACGGGAGACCAGTAGCGCGGATCGTCAAATCCTTTCGTAATGCCTGTCAGCGAGCCGGAATCACCTACCCTACTCGCATGTACGATCTTCGGCACCTGTTTGCGACCACCCTGCTCAGCAAAGGTGCTGATCTGGCTGCCGTGTCCAAGATGATGGGGCACGCCACGGTCAAAATGACAGCAGACACCTATTACCACTACATGGAGGGAGAAAAGGAACGAGCAGTCAAACTGTTACCAACATTGGAAGTGGCTTGA
- a CDS encoding tyrosine-type recombinase/integrase: protein MKVEPIISAKDIKSIKRLLSNRPRDLLLFTCGCNSGLRVQDLLALKIGDVKYASVGDRIVIREKKTGKENVFMINKEIKVALDEYLKTIEAKDEHFLFKSRKGKNEPLTTYAVTMYVQQWCDAINLSGNYGAHSLRKTWCYHQRKTYGTSWEIIAKRLNHSSPSITRRYIGVKEEEVEEVLMKSI, encoded by the coding sequence ATGAAGGTCGAACCGATCATCAGTGCTAAAGATATCAAGAGCATCAAAAGGCTCTTGAGTAATCGTCCTCGTGACCTATTACTCTTTACCTGTGGGTGCAACTCAGGATTGCGTGTACAAGATCTCTTGGCTTTGAAAATTGGCGATGTAAAATATGCCAGTGTTGGTGATCGCATTGTCATCCGTGAAAAGAAGACGGGCAAGGAAAACGTTTTCATGATCAACAAGGAAATCAAGGTGGCGCTTGACGAGTACTTGAAGACCATCGAGGCTAAGGACGAACACTTTCTGTTCAAGAGCCGAAAGGGCAAAAATGAACCTTTAACCACATATGCCGTAACAATGTATGTGCAGCAATGGTGCGACGCGATCAACCTTTCAGGGAATTACGGAGCGCATTCTCTTCGCAAAACCTGGTGTTACCACCAAAGAAAGACTTATGGGACATCGTGGGAGATCATAGCAAAAAGGCTTAATCATAGCAGCCCAAGCATCACTCGCCGTTACATCGGTGTGAAGGAGGAAGAAGTCGAAGAAGTTTTGATGAAATCGATCTAA
- a CDS encoding helix-turn-helix transcriptional regulator yields the protein MDSVQDLFGKKIKSIRRARDITQEKLADLSGLSLQYIGEIERGRRNPSLTSIEQLSKALDIPMAELFSLEEFRLAPEELRAILIRQIETADEDRLRTFFSMAQTLFR from the coding sequence ATGGACAGCGTACAAGACCTTTTCGGGAAGAAAATCAAATCGATACGTCGAGCCCGGGACATTACCCAGGAAAAGCTGGCGGACCTGTCCGGTCTATCCCTCCAGTACATTGGAGAGATCGAACGTGGCCGGCGTAATCCGTCCCTGACCAGCATCGAGCAGCTGTCCAAGGCGTTGGACATTCCCATGGCGGAACTGTTCAGTCTGGAGGAGTTCCGGTTGGCACCGGAGGAGCTACGGGCGATCCTGATCCGGCAGATTGAGACTGCGGATGAAGATCGGTTGCGCACCTTTTTCAGCATGGCCCAGACCCTGTTCCGGTAG
- a CDS encoding DUF6573 family protein, with amino-acid sequence MSNDKAFGNLIYSYTRAQAIADGVLIDITDEAKAHGFKVPVAITDHLFHGYVAFVPEELKSQGQSATGRLHDLLTLAMIAARTSKGTDRVYFKVAFLMAPSRTETVQVIAHIGPGDTAEPVLTIMLPEDD; translated from the coding sequence ATGAGTAACGACAAAGCTTTTGGAAACCTCATCTACAGCTACACCAGGGCACAGGCCATCGCTGACGGCGTACTTATCGACATCACTGATGAGGCCAAAGCCCACGGTTTCAAAGTTCCTGTCGCCATTACCGATCATCTCTTCCATGGCTATGTCGCTTTTGTTCCTGAAGAATTAAAATCTCAAGGTCAAAGCGCGACTGGCCGGCTCCATGATCTCCTGACACTGGCGATGATCGCTGCCCGCACCAGCAAAGGGACCGACCGAGTGTACTTCAAAGTCGCGTTCCTGATGGCACCAAGCAGGACAGAAACCGTCCAAGTCATTGCCCACATCGGTCCCGGTGACACCGCTGAACCTGTCCTGACCATCATGCTGCCCGAGGATGACTGA
- a CDS encoding methyl-accepting chemotaxis protein, with the protein MRLNIFARILIVMIAVAIVTSTAIFFVSNYYSFKNFNIEANAEVERGKNIVESKIESDKKSLYHKVEIAATDTRLVESLASKDAVASKEILTRYMKTMGLDNAVICNASGVVIARGHDDKTGDNISKRVEIDDALNGRQSYGIVRGSLVKFANRATYPLKQNGIIIGAISMGNALASDKYVDLIKEITGLEVTVFDGDTRVATTVVNEGKRAIGTKMENPAILKAVLENGEVFVSQNTIMGTKYTTAYWPLRGVNGKIDGMLFVGKNRVNFDSLQSSIQKSILFTAIVVLLLVIVLSILFAKSLADPLRQTAEFTKKVSEGKFDEQLQVFRKDELGVLADGMRSMVYNLRKELAFSTGVMRGVAAPFSVFSPHDTTIYTNQAMLDLIDIPGNPNDYLGTQSGEFIFGVKGKDTLSSRSLREKQILFEDSTIQSRAGKTKHVTISSAPFFDANGELLGTVSVWLDKTEFVEAKEQADKAKAEGILQAARQLEAVVEIVTSASEQLSAQIEQSSHGSEEQARSIAETATAMEEMNATVLEVAKNASNAAGTADEAKIKAEEGAKMVGQVIHGIEQVQLQSQAMKTDMGNLGKQAEGIGQILNVISDIADQTNLLALNAAIEAARAGDAGRGFAVVADEVRKLAEKTMTATKEVGNAIRDIQAGTKTNIENVERTGKNIEEVTHLATDSGEALKQIVTLSDKTTDQVRSIATASEQQSATSEEINRSIESVNRISSETADGMRQSAQAVTELADQAQVLKRLIDEMKSDSGSGAKELPAGKKPLALGRG; encoded by the coding sequence ATGAGATTAAATATCTTTGCCCGAATTCTTATTGTGATGATAGCCGTTGCAATTGTTACGAGTACTGCTATTTTTTTTGTATCAAACTATTATTCTTTTAAAAATTTCAACATTGAAGCAAATGCAGAAGTAGAGCGGGGGAAAAATATCGTAGAAAGCAAAATAGAATCAGATAAAAAATCCTTATATCACAAAGTAGAGATTGCAGCAACTGACACACGTCTTGTAGAATCATTGGCCAGTAAAGACGCCGTGGCGAGCAAAGAAATACTTACTCGCTATATGAAAACAATGGGTTTAGACAACGCTGTGATCTGCAATGCGAGTGGGGTTGTTATTGCCCGTGGTCACGATGACAAGACCGGTGACAACATAAGTAAACGCGTAGAAATAGACGACGCTCTGAATGGTCGCCAAAGCTACGGAATTGTACGTGGATCGCTTGTAAAATTTGCAAATCGAGCAACGTACCCTCTCAAGCAAAATGGAATAATTATTGGGGCGATATCCATGGGCAACGCCCTTGCCAGTGACAAGTATGTAGACCTCATCAAAGAAATTACAGGTCTCGAGGTTACCGTTTTTGACGGTGACACTCGAGTGGCAACCACAGTTGTCAATGAGGGCAAACGTGCCATTGGCACAAAGATGGAAAATCCTGCTATTCTGAAAGCAGTCCTAGAAAATGGGGAAGTTTTTGTTTCACAGAACACTATAATGGGAACGAAATATACGACCGCATATTGGCCACTCAGAGGTGTCAACGGGAAAATAGATGGGATGCTGTTCGTTGGCAAGAATCGAGTAAACTTCGACAGTCTCCAGAGCAGTATACAAAAGTCAATCTTGTTCACTGCTATAGTTGTGTTGCTGCTTGTGATTGTATTATCAATACTTTTTGCAAAGTCTCTTGCCGATCCACTTCGACAGACAGCAGAGTTTACCAAAAAAGTGTCGGAAGGAAAATTTGATGAACAATTGCAAGTGTTTCGTAAAGATGAATTAGGTGTTCTCGCGGACGGAATGCGTTCAATGGTATACAACTTGCGCAAAGAGTTAGCATTTTCTACAGGTGTCATGCGCGGCGTCGCTGCACCATTTTCTGTTTTTTCTCCTCACGACACAACCATTTATACAAATCAGGCAATGCTTGATTTAATTGATATCCCAGGTAATCCAAATGATTATTTAGGGACTCAATCTGGAGAATTTATATTTGGCGTCAAGGGGAAAGATACTTTGTCGTCTCGTAGTCTTCGTGAAAAACAAATTCTATTTGAAGACTCAACGATACAGTCGCGAGCAGGTAAAACCAAGCATGTGACTATCTCCTCTGCCCCGTTTTTCGATGCGAATGGAGAACTCCTTGGCACGGTGTCAGTTTGGCTTGACAAGACAGAATTTGTAGAAGCCAAAGAACAGGCTGACAAAGCTAAAGCAGAGGGCATACTTCAAGCAGCACGACAACTTGAAGCTGTCGTGGAGATTGTCACTTCTGCTTCTGAACAACTTTCTGCTCAAATTGAACAATCGAGTCACGGGTCAGAAGAACAAGCTCGAAGCATAGCTGAAACTGCAACTGCAATGGAAGAAATGAACGCAACGGTTCTCGAGGTTGCTAAAAATGCTTCTAATGCTGCTGGCACCGCTGATGAGGCAAAAATTAAAGCTGAAGAAGGCGCTAAGATGGTCGGGCAGGTAATCCATGGGATTGAACAGGTTCAACTCCAATCCCAAGCGATGAAAACGGATATGGGCAACCTTGGGAAACAAGCTGAAGGAATCGGTCAGATTTTAAACGTCATCTCCGATATCGCTGACCAGACCAACCTTCTGGCCCTGAATGCCGCCATTGAAGCTGCTCGTGCTGGTGACGCCGGACGAGGATTTGCGGTTGTTGCTGACGAGGTCCGGAAACTTGCTGAGAAGACCATGACCGCCACCAAGGAAGTCGGCAACGCGATCCGGGACATCCAAGCTGGAACAAAGACGAACATTGAAAACGTTGAGCGCACCGGGAAAAACATTGAAGAGGTTACCCACCTTGCCACTGATTCTGGCGAAGCTTTAAAGCAAATCGTCACATTATCAGACAAGACCACTGATCAAGTTCGTTCAATTGCAACGGCTTCTGAACAGCAATCTGCTACGAGTGAAGAAATTAATCGCAGCATTGAATCAGTGAATCGGATTTCTTCCGAAACGGCTGATGGCATGAGACAATCTGCGCAGGCAGTAACTGAGTTAGCTGACCAAGCTCAAGTCCTTAAGCGACTCATTGACGAGATGAAATCTGACAGTGGTTCTGGTGCTAAAGAACTTCCTGCGGGTAAGAAGCCACTGGCATTAGGAAGAGGGTAA
- a CDS encoding AIPR family protein, whose translation MGFAEVLQGRADLERYGNNALLLFALELKYGIEDIHTVAVESLTDGPDDKKCDLIYIDIDSQRAVVAQSYFSKTSKSQAPANKASDLNTAAAWLLSSELHNIPSKLLPAITKLRDSIESGLITDVVFWYVHNCNESVGVEAELNAVSATVHSALKTYFSAYEREVQVTVKEVGVETLDSWYHSQSMAILVTEPFGFHVVDGYEIVGEKWRAFITSVSGQWLYNIFLQHQDDIFSANIRGYLGSRKSDQNINNGIKETAANSPDLFCVYNNGLTILTNAFSYDESTKQLQIEGISIVNGAQTTGALGSLGREPSSDLKVQCRFVCCSDQEIIKNIIFFNNSQNKIEASDFRSNDVTQKRLRTEFCQIPNITYLGGRRGGFEDKIKRPVNLLPSDTAGQVLAAFHGDPVIAYNEKSNIWENNAVYSLYFSEKTTAQHILFCYSLLKCILEVKLDVQAKSQDSMTENDVVYLSFFRNRGSHFLLLTAISGCMEIILNKPIPDKFKLFFTDGTALESAVAIWRSIVDAALAFVQTLMESNALKLKNKDDVSSAVTTFKQLMTATKAANTEIYARFALQLVKN comes from the coding sequence ATGGGGTTTGCAGAAGTTCTACAGGGGCGTGCTGACCTTGAGCGTTATGGTAACAACGCTTTGCTTTTGTTTGCTCTTGAGTTAAAATATGGAATTGAAGATATACATACAGTCGCTGTTGAAAGCTTGACGGATGGTCCAGATGATAAAAAATGCGATCTGATTTATATTGATATTGATTCACAAAGAGCAGTTGTAGCGCAGTCATATTTTAGTAAGACATCAAAGTCACAAGCGCCTGCAAATAAGGCCTCTGATTTGAATACTGCTGCTGCATGGCTTCTTTCTTCAGAGCTCCACAACATCCCTTCAAAACTTTTGCCGGCAATTACAAAATTAAGAGATTCAATTGAGAGCGGTTTGATTACGGATGTAGTGTTTTGGTATGTACATAATTGTAATGAGTCAGTTGGTGTTGAAGCAGAGTTGAATGCTGTTTCAGCGACTGTTCATTCTGCACTTAAAACTTATTTTAGCGCATATGAACGAGAAGTACAGGTTACTGTCAAAGAGGTAGGTGTTGAGACTTTAGACTCTTGGTATCATAGTCAATCTATGGCGATATTAGTCACTGAACCTTTTGGCTTTCATGTTGTTGATGGATATGAAATTGTTGGTGAAAAGTGGAGGGCTTTTATAACATCAGTTTCTGGCCAGTGGTTGTATAATATTTTTTTGCAGCATCAAGATGATATATTTTCGGCAAATATTAGAGGTTATTTGGGGAGTAGGAAGTCGGATCAAAATATAAATAATGGAATAAAAGAAACTGCGGCAAACAGTCCGGATTTGTTTTGTGTTTACAACAACGGATTGACTATTTTGACGAATGCTTTTAGTTATGATGAATCGACCAAGCAGTTGCAGATTGAAGGAATCTCAATAGTAAATGGTGCTCAAACAACAGGGGCGTTAGGTTCGTTGGGAAGAGAGCCCAGTTCTGACTTAAAGGTCCAATGTCGTTTTGTTTGCTGTAGTGATCAAGAGATTATTAAAAATATTATTTTTTTTAATAATAGTCAGAACAAAATTGAAGCTTCGGATTTTAGAAGTAACGACGTTACGCAAAAAAGATTGCGAACTGAATTTTGTCAGATACCGAATATAACTTACTTGGGCGGGAGGCGCGGGGGCTTTGAAGATAAAATTAAAAGACCTGTAAATTTATTGCCTTCAGATACGGCAGGACAGGTTCTTGCTGCATTCCATGGGGATCCTGTTATTGCATACAATGAAAAGTCAAACATCTGGGAAAATAATGCTGTTTACTCACTGTATTTTTCAGAAAAAACCACCGCGCAGCATATTTTGTTTTGTTATTCTTTGTTGAAATGCATACTAGAAGTGAAATTAGATGTGCAAGCAAAAAGCCAAGATTCGATGACAGAAAACGATGTAGTTTATTTATCTTTTTTTAGAAATAGAGGGTCTCATTTTTTGCTTCTTACCGCTATTTCTGGATGTATGGAAATAATACTGAACAAGCCGATACCGGACAAGTTTAAGCTTTTTTTTACTGATGGAACAGCCTTGGAGTCGGCGGTTGCCATTTGGAGGTCAATAGTTGATGCCGCGTTGGCATTTGTTCAGACTTTGATGGAGAGTAATGCTTTGAAACTAAAAAATAAAGATGATGTTTCGTCTGCTGTTACAACTTTTAAACAGCTTATGACTGCAACTAAGGCAGCAAATACAGAAATATACGCTAGATTTGCATTGCAATTGGTAAAAAATTAA
- a CDS encoding AAA family ATPase yields the protein MDSTWNEIYRLVQQADQLDADGRLTIFAVLAQTLSLIPLRNGFPTPAEIEEHGSLAKAAKKYKAPAEKGWNRWCHEKRPFDRTDFSTDRAGVACGPASGVLVLDVDNSHLFEAWIQEKHPDESLPVTLKVRTGGHGERFHYYFQYPSGGEQYFCRSVEGIFDIRGIGGQVLCPGSLHPETRKPYVFAEIIPIAPAPLWLLEMSKKSDGGKKDDDEQRPPDRISEKQILEIAPLDHFLSNLNLSDDTKQKILTTFPQGQRSEPSWSVLLGLLNANVDEQTIRAIYQSYPIGEKARENPKWFEREIQRAKQTIAQNPIGVDMQLGFSSGANPSSPDSEYGIVNAYDVLTAQTSFEFLIDNFWPKDEPLLITGYGGAGKSVLTLQIAMDLVFPPANGFLDKFKVLHGGHRVLFVQSENSLVGMRRRLELIRGAYAIPDDVIQQKLFFLGRRNDIRASGDIDSKQFQDIIKKQHGVIGFDILIVDPLISFHNKDENSNDEMRRLLDNFSEFCESLKVSPLIIHHHGKFKQERGVGGGRGASAIGDWSPNTWELEYKEKDKKFKFIHKKARNFMLNDDLMLELKSLRFTANLQQSSAKNDTTYYVIKALQNLNGVAQTQTVLKNEVVNVYKAENPTQSISAVTAVKYIDNAVSKNAVKTIPGAKGAISYHL from the coding sequence ATGGACTCCACCTGGAACGAAATTTACCGACTGGTCCAGCAGGCCGATCAGCTTGACGCTGACGGTCGCCTCACGATTTTTGCGGTTCTGGCCCAGACACTTTCCCTCATCCCCCTGCGTAACGGTTTTCCGACCCCGGCAGAGATCGAGGAGCACGGTTCGCTGGCCAAAGCGGCCAAGAAGTACAAAGCTCCGGCCGAGAAAGGTTGGAATCGGTGGTGTCACGAGAAGCGGCCCTTTGACCGAACGGATTTCAGCACCGACCGCGCGGGTGTAGCCTGTGGCCCTGCCAGTGGTGTTCTGGTTCTCGATGTCGATAATTCCCATCTATTTGAAGCATGGATACAAGAGAAGCATCCAGATGAGTCGCTGCCTGTGACCTTGAAGGTGAGAACTGGCGGCCACGGTGAGCGATTTCATTACTATTTCCAGTATCCATCCGGGGGTGAACAATATTTTTGCCGTTCGGTAGAGGGCATATTCGACATACGCGGCATCGGTGGCCAAGTCCTCTGTCCCGGTTCGTTGCATCCAGAGACACGAAAGCCCTATGTCTTTGCTGAAATAATACCGATTGCCCCTGCGCCGTTATGGCTTTTAGAGATGAGCAAAAAGTCCGATGGCGGTAAGAAAGATGACGACGAACAAAGGCCTCCCGACAGGATAAGCGAGAAACAGATTCTGGAGATTGCTCCTTTAGACCATTTTTTGTCGAATTTGAATTTATCAGATGATACGAAACAGAAAATCCTTACCACATTTCCTCAAGGGCAAAGGTCTGAACCATCCTGGTCCGTTCTTTTGGGATTGCTCAATGCCAATGTTGATGAGCAAACTATTCGCGCAATTTATCAAAGCTATCCCATTGGAGAAAAGGCAAGAGAAAATCCTAAGTGGTTTGAACGTGAAATTCAACGAGCGAAGCAAACTATTGCCCAAAATCCTATAGGGGTTGATATGCAACTCGGTTTTTCTTCTGGAGCGAATCCTTCTTCTCCTGATTCTGAGTATGGGATTGTCAATGCGTATGATGTGCTAACGGCGCAAACAAGCTTTGAGTTTCTTATAGACAATTTTTGGCCAAAAGATGAACCATTGCTGATCACTGGGTATGGTGGGGCTGGCAAGTCAGTCCTGACCTTACAAATAGCAATGGATCTGGTTTTCCCCCCAGCCAATGGGTTCTTGGACAAATTTAAAGTGCTTCATGGCGGACATCGTGTTCTTTTTGTGCAATCCGAAAATTCTTTAGTTGGGATGAGGCGAAGACTCGAACTTATACGCGGCGCTTATGCTATCCCAGATGATGTTATTCAACAGAAGCTTTTCTTTCTCGGTAGAAGAAATGACATTAGGGCTTCTGGTGATATCGATAGTAAACAATTTCAAGATATAATCAAAAAACAGCATGGCGTGATAGGATTCGACATCCTCATCGTAGACCCGCTTATAAGTTTTCACAATAAGGATGAAAATTCAAATGACGAGATGCGTAGGCTTTTAGACAATTTTTCAGAATTCTGTGAAAGCCTCAAGGTCTCGCCGTTAATTATACACCACCATGGGAAATTTAAGCAAGAAAGAGGCGTTGGTGGTGGGCGAGGTGCAAGTGCTATCGGTGATTGGTCTCCTAACACCTGGGAACTCGAGTATAAAGAAAAAGACAAGAAATTCAAATTCATCCATAAAAAAGCTCGAAATTTTATGTTGAACGACGATCTTATGTTGGAATTAAAAAGTTTGAGGTTTACGGCTAATCTTCAGCAATCTAGTGCAAAAAATGATACCACTTACTATGTCATAAAAGCTTTGCAAAATTTGAATGGCGTTGCGCAGACTCAAACGGTGCTGAAGAATGAAGTCGTTAATGTTTACAAGGCAGAAAATCCTACTCAGAGTATTAGTGCTGTGACGGCTGTAAAGTACATCGATAATGCCGTTAGCAAAAATGCTGTTAAGACCATCCCTGGTGCAAAAGGGGCAATATCCTATCATCTTTAA